In one window of uncultured Acetobacteroides sp. DNA:
- a CDS encoding amidophosphoribosyltransferase — MSDQIKHECGIALIRLRKPLEYYKEKYGSWTYGIQKLYLLMEKQHNRGQDGAGVASVKIDLAPGKRYFDRYRSNQSTPIKDVFDNIRQGFSSADKSLVADPAWAKENVNFAGELYLGHLRYGTFGNHSIDFVHPVMRANNWRSRSLVLAGNFNLTNVDELFNRLVDLGQHPKDFTDTVTILEMMGFFLDEENQMLFRKYKNEGFNNKDISKLIESNIDIRKVLEIATKDFDGGYALAGLVGHGDAFVARDPWGIRPANYYVDDEIVVVASERAVIQTVMNVPATEVHQVKPGTALIIRKNGDVAIEQIRVPQERKSCSFERIYFSRGTDKNIYLERKGLGAGVVNQVLKAVDHDIKNTVFSFIPNTAETAFYGLVEGVEKYMAEQKKQQIIEANGNITQERLIEIISERPRIEKIAVKDVKLRTFITQDQDRDDMVAHVYDITYGTVNPDIDNLVIIDDSIVRGTTLRQSILRMLDRLDPKKIVVVSSAPQIRYPDCYGIDMTKMGDFIAFTAAIELLKDTGKANVIEDVYQRCKAQQYLPKEEIINHVKDIYRPFTDEQISNKIAEILRPAEMKADLEIVYQTIEGLHEACPNDLGDWYFTGNYPTDGGNRVVNTAFINFIEGVNKRAY, encoded by the coding sequence ATGAGCGATCAAATTAAGCACGAGTGCGGCATTGCCCTTATACGCCTTCGCAAACCGTTGGAGTACTACAAGGAAAAGTACGGCTCGTGGACTTATGGAATCCAAAAGTTGTACCTACTAATGGAAAAGCAGCACAACCGCGGTCAAGACGGCGCAGGCGTTGCCAGCGTTAAGATTGATCTTGCACCCGGCAAGCGCTACTTCGACCGCTATCGTTCCAACCAGTCGACCCCTATCAAGGATGTTTTCGACAATATCCGCCAAGGATTTTCCAGCGCCGACAAGTCGCTCGTAGCCGACCCCGCTTGGGCTAAGGAAAACGTAAACTTTGCCGGGGAGCTCTACCTCGGGCACCTTCGCTACGGCACCTTCGGCAACCACTCCATCGACTTTGTGCACCCCGTGATGCGCGCCAACAACTGGCGTAGCCGCAGTTTGGTGCTGGCTGGCAACTTCAACCTTACCAACGTCGATGAGCTGTTCAACCGCTTGGTTGACCTTGGACAACATCCAAAAGATTTTACCGATACCGTTACCATTCTCGAGATGATGGGCTTCTTCCTCGATGAGGAAAACCAGATGCTCTTCCGCAAGTATAAGAACGAGGGATTCAACAATAAGGATATCTCGAAGCTCATCGAATCGAACATCGACATCCGCAAGGTGCTCGAAATTGCCACCAAGGATTTTGATGGTGGCTACGCCCTTGCCGGGTTAGTAGGCCATGGCGACGCCTTTGTTGCCCGCGACCCTTGGGGTATTCGCCCAGCCAACTACTATGTCGACGACGAAATTGTGGTGGTAGCCTCGGAGCGTGCCGTTATTCAAACCGTAATGAATGTTCCCGCCACCGAAGTTCATCAGGTTAAGCCGGGTACTGCACTTATCATACGCAAGAATGGCGATGTTGCCATCGAACAGATTCGCGTTCCTCAGGAGCGTAAGTCGTGCTCGTTCGAGCGCATCTACTTCTCGCGCGGAACCGACAAGAATATCTACCTCGAGCGTAAGGGACTAGGCGCCGGCGTGGTTAACCAAGTGCTTAAGGCTGTTGACCACGACATAAAGAACACCGTCTTCTCCTTTATTCCGAATACTGCTGAAACCGCTTTCTACGGTCTTGTTGAAGGCGTAGAGAAGTATATGGCAGAGCAAAAGAAGCAGCAGATCATTGAGGCAAACGGCAACATCACCCAAGAACGTTTGATAGAGATCATCTCCGAACGCCCACGTATCGAGAAGATCGCCGTGAAGGACGTTAAGTTGCGCACCTTCATTACCCAAGATCAGGATCGCGACGACATGGTTGCCCACGTGTACGACATCACCTACGGTACCGTTAATCCCGACATCGACAACTTGGTTATAATCGACGACTCCATCGTTCGCGGAACTACGCTCCGCCAGAGCATCCTGCGCATGCTCGACCGCCTCGACCCCAAAAAGATTGTGGTGGTAAGCTCGGCACCTCAAATTCGCTACCCCGACTGCTACGGCATAGATATGACCAAGATGGGCGACTTTATCGCCTTCACCGCAGCCATCGAATTGCTAAAGGATACAGGGAAAGCCAACGTTATCGAAGATGTTTACCAGCGTTGTAAGGCTCAGCAGTACCTGCCAAAGGAGGAAATCATCAACCACGTAAAGGATATCTACCGTCCGTTTACCGACGAGCAAATCTCCAATAAAATTGCCGAGATTCTTCGTCCTGCCGAAATGAAGGCAGACCTAGAAATCGTCTACCAAACCATTGAAGGACTTCACGAGGCTTGTCCAAACGACCTTGGCGATTGGTACTTTACCGGCAACTACCCCACCGATGGCGGCAACCGCGTTGTAAATACCGCGTTTATCAACTTTATCGAGGGTGTAAACAAAAGGGCTTACTAG
- a CDS encoding SPOR domain-containing protein, which yields MKQLIAVIAILIVGCSTGRAQNATTADTLRAIHYNIYTNLAEPGANGATVKIDQPPFLKQAVTQMAAKNERTFTQSGYRLRIFSDNKQNSRQESESLVMQFEVKHPAVKAYRSYSSPYFRVSIGDFRTLNEAKAFLEVIKFEYPKAYPVKEKINFPPL from the coding sequence ATGAAACAACTCATTGCCGTAATTGCGATTCTAATAGTAGGATGCAGCACAGGACGCGCACAAAACGCAACCACTGCCGACACCTTACGTGCAATACACTACAACATCTATACGAATCTTGCAGAGCCGGGTGCCAACGGAGCAACCGTTAAAATCGATCAGCCGCCATTCCTTAAGCAGGCGGTGACGCAGATGGCTGCAAAGAACGAGCGCACCTTTACCCAAAGCGGTTACCGGCTAAGAATATTCTCCGACAACAAGCAGAACTCGCGCCAGGAATCGGAATCGCTTGTGATGCAATTTGAGGTAAAGCATCCCGCCGTTAAGGCATACCGATCGTACTCCAGCCCCTACTTCCGCGTTTCGATCGGAGACTTTAGAACCTTAAACGAAGCAAAAGCCTTCTTAGAAGTCATTAAGTTCGAGTACCCAAAAGCATATCCTGTAAAGGAAAAAATTAACTTCCCACCCTTGTAG
- a CDS encoding class I SAM-dependent methyltransferase, giving the protein MTMLLLEPQSWKDYELIDSGNFEKLERFGSYVVARPEPQAVWNKSLSDAEWERMANAYFKKDKGQKSGQDERGTWIKKKGMPEQWVVEYHYQSMALKMRLGLTSFKHVGLFPEQGENWNYINRAVKKMTTPQPKVLNLFAYTGGASIAAKASGADVTHVDSVKQVVTWSRENMELSGLNNIRWIVDDALKFVRREVKRGNKYNGIILDPPAYGRGPDGERWILEDNILELIQCCREMLDPKEGFLVLNLYSMGFSSIIAETLIHQTFGKDINLEMGELYLNDRYEKKLPLGVFCRFTNY; this is encoded by the coding sequence ATGACAATGCTACTTCTCGAACCCCAAAGCTGGAAAGACTACGAGCTCATCGACTCGGGCAACTTCGAAAAGCTCGAGCGCTTCGGCAGCTACGTGGTGGCCCGCCCCGAACCCCAGGCGGTGTGGAATAAATCGCTATCCGATGCAGAATGGGAGCGCATGGCCAACGCCTACTTCAAGAAAGATAAGGGGCAGAAGAGCGGTCAGGACGAACGGGGAACTTGGATCAAGAAGAAGGGGATGCCCGAGCAGTGGGTGGTTGAGTACCACTACCAAAGCATGGCGCTAAAGATGCGCCTTGGGCTTACCTCGTTTAAGCACGTTGGGCTTTTCCCCGAGCAGGGCGAAAACTGGAACTACATCAACCGAGCTGTCAAGAAGATGACGACGCCACAGCCTAAGGTGCTCAACCTTTTTGCCTACACTGGCGGCGCATCCATTGCTGCAAAGGCATCAGGAGCCGATGTAACCCATGTTGATTCGGTAAAGCAGGTGGTAACCTGGAGCCGAGAGAACATGGAGCTGAGCGGCCTCAACAACATCCGCTGGATTGTTGATGATGCGCTAAAGTTCGTTCGCCGCGAGGTGAAGCGTGGCAACAAGTACAACGGCATCATCCTCGACCCGCCCGCCTACGGCCGTGGTCCCGATGGCGAACGCTGGATTTTGGAGGATAACATCCTTGAGCTGATCCAATGCTGCCGCGAGATGCTCGACCCCAAAGAGGGATTCTTGGTGCTCAACCTCTACTCGATGGGCTTCTCGTCCATCATCGCCGAAACGCTCATCCACCAGACCTTTGGTAAGGATATCAACCTCGAAATGGGCGAACTCTACCTCAACGACCGCTATGAGAAGAAACTTCCTTTGGGCGTTTTCTGCCGCTTTACCAACTACTAA
- a CDS encoding ABC-F family ATP-binding cassette domain-containing protein — MIAADGLGVEFGGTTLFKDVTFVVNEKDRIALMGKNGAGKSTLLKILAGVRQPSSGRVSAPKDAVIAYLPQHLMTENTRTVFEEASMAFSQIHEMERRIQEINDELGARTDYESDEYSRLIEEVSTLSEKFYTIEDINYDAEVEKILLGLGFVREDFTRPTGDFSGGWRMRIELAKILLQKPDLILLDEPTNHMDIESIQWLEEFLINSAKAVIVISHDRAFVDNITTRTIEVTMGRIYDYKVNYSEYLVLRKERREQQQKQYDDQQKMIADTQVFIDRFKGTYSKTLQVQSRVKMLEKLEIVEIDEEDTSALRLKFPPSPRAGSYPVIAEGVSKNYGDHLVYQNASFTIERGERVAFVGKNGEGKSTMVKSIMKEIDHEGTLTLGHNVMIGYFAQNQASLLDEDLTVFQTIDDVARGDIRNKIKDILGAFMFGGDNSAKKVKVLSGGERTRLAMIKLLLEPVNLLILDEPTNHLDLKTKDILKEALKDYDGTLIVVSHDRDFLDGLVSKVYEFGNKRVKEHLGDIKYFLEVKKMENLREIERKN, encoded by the coding sequence ATGATTGCAGCAGATGGGCTTGGCGTAGAGTTTGGGGGAACCACCCTGTTTAAGGATGTGACGTTTGTGGTGAACGAGAAGGACCGTATCGCCCTGATGGGCAAGAACGGTGCCGGCAAGTCTACCCTGCTAAAGATACTGGCAGGCGTTCGTCAGCCCTCATCGGGGCGCGTATCGGCCCCCAAGGATGCCGTAATCGCCTACCTGCCCCAGCACCTGATGACCGAGAACACGCGCACCGTGTTCGAGGAGGCCTCGATGGCCTTTTCGCAGATTCACGAGATGGAGCGCCGCATCCAGGAGATCAACGACGAACTGGGCGCCCGCACCGACTACGAGAGCGACGAGTACTCGCGCCTCATCGAGGAGGTGTCGACCCTCAGCGAGAAGTTCTACACCATCGAGGATATCAACTATGATGCCGAGGTGGAGAAGATTCTGCTCGGCTTAGGCTTCGTTCGCGAGGACTTCACCCGTCCAACCGGCGACTTTAGCGGCGGATGGCGCATGCGCATCGAGCTGGCCAAGATTCTGCTGCAAAAGCCCGACCTCATCCTGCTCGACGAGCCCACCAACCACATGGACATCGAGTCGATTCAGTGGCTCGAGGAGTTTCTCATCAACAGCGCCAAGGCGGTAATCGTTATCAGCCACGATAGGGCTTTTGTTGATAACATCACCACCCGTACCATCGAGGTAACCATGGGCCGCATTTACGACTACAAGGTAAACTACTCCGAGTACCTGGTGCTGCGCAAGGAGCGCCGCGAGCAGCAGCAGAAGCAGTACGACGATCAGCAGAAGATGATAGCCGATACGCAGGTGTTCATCGATCGCTTTAAGGGAACTTATTCTAAAACCTTACAGGTGCAGTCGCGCGTAAAGATGCTGGAGAAGCTCGAGATTGTGGAGATCGACGAGGAGGATACTTCGGCGCTTCGCCTCAAGTTTCCGCCATCGCCCCGTGCGGGCAGTTACCCCGTTATTGCCGAGGGCGTGAGCAAGAACTACGGTGATCACCTGGTGTACCAGAACGCCTCGTTCACCATCGAGCGCGGCGAGCGCGTGGCCTTCGTGGGCAAGAACGGCGAGGGAAAATCGACCATGGTGAAGTCCATCATGAAGGAGATAGACCATGAGGGCACGCTAACGCTCGGACATAATGTAATGATCGGCTACTTTGCCCAGAATCAGGCATCACTGCTCGACGAGGATCTTACCGTTTTCCAAACCATCGACGATGTGGCCAGGGGCGACATCCGCAATAAGATAAAGGATATCCTCGGTGCCTTCATGTTTGGTGGCGACAACTCTGCCAAGAAGGTGAAGGTGCTATCGGGCGGCGAGCGCACCCGCTTAGCCATGATTAAGTTGCTGCTGGAGCCCGTCAACCTTCTCATCCTCGATGAGCCCACCAATCACCTCGACCTAAAAACGAAGGATATCCTAAAGGAAGCTCTCAAAGACTACGACGGTACGCTCATTGTCGTTTCGCACGACCGCGACTTCCTCGACGGCCTCGTGAGCAAGGTGTACGAGTTTGGCAACAAGCGTGTGAAGGAGCACTTGGGCGATATCAAGTACTTCCTAGAGGTAAAGAAGATGGAGAATTTGAGGGAGATTGAGCGGAAGAACTAG
- a CDS encoding protein-export chaperone SecB, translating to MENVKKSAFRFDDFFINEVQTKIENRHFDGEIELGMNLSGSSVLRNSKSQLELTIILRVEAEDYFNISISTVGLFTTSFVEGDEKFESYLYTNAPAILFPYIRAAIASITAQCGIPPVRLPLMNLTEFGQKLKESRTIEE from the coding sequence ATGGAAAATGTAAAAAAATCAGCGTTTCGCTTTGACGATTTCTTCATTAATGAGGTTCAAACAAAGATTGAAAATAGACATTTCGATGGGGAAATTGAGTTGGGTATGAACCTATCGGGGAGTAGTGTCCTACGAAATAGCAAGTCTCAACTTGAACTTACCATTATTCTAAGAGTAGAAGCCGAGGACTATTTTAATATTTCAATATCTACTGTAGGTTTATTCACTACTTCATTTGTAGAAGGTGACGAAAAATTTGAATCGTACCTCTACACAAATGCACCTGCCATACTATTCCCATACATTAGAGCCGCAATAGCGAGCATTACTGCTCAATGTGGAATTCCCCCCGTACGATTACCTTTAATGAATTTAACTGAGTTTGGGCAAAAACTTAAGGAGTCCAGAACTATAGAAGAATAA
- a CDS encoding HEPN domain-containing protein, which translates to MSFLLQKSEENIKSAEHLIAQGCYTSSIHCSYYACIQRMLNIFYTVKGYDHKTLKGITDKIGGKGLHEKYINLLLCEFSTKKLNKEKADFLIRIETLRQKRNNADYFNKALLTRQESEEVLRKTKEVVTLIKTLE; encoded by the coding sequence ATGAGCTTTCTCTTACAAAAATCTGAGGAAAACATAAAATCAGCAGAACATTTAATTGCTCAAGGGTGTTACACATCGAGCATTCATTGTTCGTACTACGCTTGCATACAACGAATGCTCAATATTTTTTATACAGTAAAAGGCTACGATCATAAAACATTAAAGGGTATCACAGATAAAATAGGAGGGAAAGGTTTACATGAGAAATACATAAACTTACTCCTATGTGAGTTTTCAACAAAAAAATTAAATAAAGAAAAAGCGGATTTTTTAATCCGAATTGAAACACTTCGACAAAAAAGAAATAATGCAGATTACTTTAATAAAGCATTATTGACACGGCAAGAAAGCGAAGAAGTTTTAAGAAAAACAAAAGAAGTTGTTACCTTAATAAAAACATTAGAGTGA
- a CDS encoding glutathionylspermidine synthase family protein has protein sequence MFRNSITPRPDWQQKAQEVGFTFHSVGNGYWNEAAYYSFSPYEVERLYAATKAISEMCLQAVEQVISQKDYDRFHIPEYIRPAIEVSWEQEHASIYGRMDLAYDGSNIKLLEYNADTPTSLFEASVFQWMWKEEVFPRLDQYNSIHESLIDHFREIDRYCLDKNLLHFACITSMPEDLVTTEYLRDCATQAGIATRLLDIREIGVTDAGQFVGMEDEPILHLFKLYPWEWMVHEEFGRSIMSSITHIIEPPWKMILSNKMILTVLWEMFPGNEYLLPAFGSIEEFRRSEPTCGYARKPLLAREGANVELVGAFNEVLASSGGDYGEEGYIYQKLANLAAFPSDRGNVYPIVGAWLVNHEPVGIGIREDVSMITANTSNFVPHVII, from the coding sequence ATGTTCCGAAACAGCATCACCCCACGCCCCGACTGGCAGCAGAAGGCGCAGGAGGTAGGCTTCACCTTCCACTCGGTTGGCAACGGCTACTGGAACGAGGCGGCCTACTACTCCTTCTCGCCGTACGAGGTGGAGCGCCTCTACGCCGCCACCAAGGCCATCAGCGAGATGTGCCTACAGGCGGTGGAGCAGGTCATCTCCCAAAAGGATTACGACCGATTCCATATCCCCGAGTACATCCGCCCGGCCATAGAGGTGAGCTGGGAGCAGGAGCACGCCTCCATCTACGGAAGGATGGATTTGGCCTACGACGGCAGCAACATCAAGCTGCTGGAGTATAACGCCGACACGCCCACCTCGCTCTTCGAGGCCTCCGTATTCCAGTGGATGTGGAAGGAGGAGGTATTCCCCCGGCTCGACCAGTACAACTCCATCCACGAGAGCCTGATCGACCACTTTAGGGAGATCGACCGGTACTGCCTCGACAAGAACCTGCTCCACTTTGCCTGCATCACCAGCATGCCCGAAGATCTGGTTACCACCGAGTACCTTCGCGACTGCGCCACGCAGGCGGGTATCGCCACGCGCCTGCTTGATATTCGCGAGATTGGCGTTACCGATGCCGGCCAGTTTGTTGGAATGGAGGATGAGCCCATCCTTCACCTCTTTAAGCTTTACCCTTGGGAGTGGATGGTACACGAGGAGTTTGGGCGCTCTATAATGAGCTCCATCACCCATATTATTGAACCTCCTTGGAAGATGATTCTATCCAATAAGATGATCCTGACGGTGCTTTGGGAAATGTTTCCCGGCAACGAGTACCTGCTGCCCGCTTTCGGTTCAATCGAGGAGTTTAGGCGCAGCGAGCCTACCTGCGGATATGCGCGTAAGCCGCTGCTCGCGCGCGAGGGGGCTAATGTTGAGCTGGTCGGAGCCTTCAACGAGGTGCTTGCCTCCTCTGGAGGCGACTATGGCGAGGAGGGCTACATTTATCAGAAGCTGGCCAATCTTGCCGCCTTCCCTTCGGATAGGGGGAACGTTTACCCTATAGTTGGCGCTTGGCTGGTTAACCACGAGCCCGTGGGCATCGGCATTCGAGAGGATGTGTCGATGATCACCGCCAATACCAGCAACTTTGTGCCGCATGTTATAATTTAA
- a CDS encoding GNAT family N-acetyltransferase, with protein sequence MIRQSKKRDAAKLMAVVKAASSAMLAKGIDQWDEIYPNSDVLKDDIGKGELFVLEENGAIKGMVVLNEFQDKEYADVCWALTEGRQLVVHRLCVHPDYQGVGVGKRLMAFAEDYAQRNGYSSIRLDCFTQNPASVALYERLGYAKAGTVTFRKGVFYCFEKAISSNP encoded by the coding sequence ATGATACGTCAATCGAAAAAGCGAGACGCTGCTAAGCTGATGGCTGTTGTCAAGGCGGCCTCCTCCGCGATGCTGGCCAAGGGCATCGACCAGTGGGACGAGATTTATCCCAATTCTGATGTTTTAAAAGATGACATTGGCAAGGGCGAACTCTTCGTGCTCGAGGAGAATGGAGCCATTAAGGGAATGGTGGTGCTCAACGAGTTTCAGGATAAGGAGTATGCCGATGTTTGCTGGGCGCTTACCGAAGGCAGGCAGCTGGTGGTTCATCGGCTATGCGTTCACCCCGACTATCAGGGGGTGGGCGTTGGCAAGCGGCTGATGGCGTTTGCCGAGGATTATGCCCAGAGGAACGGGTACTCGTCAATCCGCCTCGATTGCTTCACCCAAAATCCCGCATCGGTAGCGCTCTACGAAAGGCTGGGGTACGCGAAGGCTGGAACCGTAACCTTTCGGAAGGGCGTTTTCTACTGCTTCGAAAAAGCGATCAGCAGCAACCCCTAG
- a CDS encoding RsmB/NOP family class I SAM-dependent RNA methyltransferase, translating to MKEKQLTNLLAVVVRRVATEDVYLDRALRDIFKDKKVVDPNIRRALSLYAPFVFRSWYALGGGSGESIINIVNKALEIPAERIDGGNVTPEAPDFPQWFVDLAKDEVGDSWEQELIAFSQRPKRYIRTNTLQISTRGLVDELRQQMVVVRNVPEFPDVLEVAGGKEIFGTVPFKAGLLEVQDISSQQVAPFLLKDYKGSGLVVDACAGNGGKSLHIGTLMGNKGRIISMDLYPQKLEELKRRALKAGISNVETRLIDTTKVVKRMYDKVDFLLLDVPCSGTGVFRRNPESKLRMTPESIESVKQQQADILSRYSKMVKPGGVLVYATCSILHSENRGQVDAFLAARPEFTLEEDSSIMPSSGGDGFYMARLRKK from the coding sequence ATGAAGGAAAAGCAGCTGACAAACCTATTGGCCGTAGTGGTTAGGCGGGTGGCAACCGAGGATGTCTACCTCGACAGAGCCTTGCGCGATATCTTTAAGGACAAGAAGGTGGTCGATCCCAATATTCGTCGGGCGTTGAGCCTGTATGCACCATTTGTATTTCGCAGCTGGTACGCCTTGGGCGGGGGCAGCGGCGAGAGCATCATTAACATCGTAAACAAGGCGCTGGAAATACCCGCCGAGCGTATTGATGGAGGTAATGTAACCCCAGAGGCGCCAGACTTCCCCCAATGGTTTGTAGATTTAGCCAAAGATGAGGTTGGTGACAGCTGGGAGCAGGAGCTAATAGCATTTTCACAGCGACCCAAGCGGTATATCCGCACCAACACTCTACAGATATCCACCCGCGGCTTGGTTGATGAGCTGCGCCAGCAGATGGTGGTTGTACGCAATGTGCCAGAATTCCCCGATGTGTTGGAGGTTGCCGGGGGAAAGGAAATTTTCGGAACAGTTCCCTTTAAGGCAGGACTGCTGGAGGTGCAGGATATCTCGTCGCAGCAGGTTGCGCCGTTTCTTTTGAAGGATTATAAAGGATCAGGCTTGGTGGTTGACGCCTGTGCTGGTAACGGCGGCAAGTCGCTGCACATTGGTACGCTGATGGGCAATAAAGGGCGCATCATCTCAATGGATCTATACCCACAAAAGCTCGAGGAGCTAAAGCGTCGCGCCTTAAAGGCTGGTATTTCCAATGTTGAGACGAGGCTTATTGACACCACCAAGGTGGTAAAGCGTATGTACGACAAGGTCGACTTCCTTTTGCTCGATGTTCCCTGCTCGGGAACGGGAGTCTTCCGTCGAAATCCAGAGTCGAAGCTACGAATGACGCCCGAAAGCATAGAGAGCGTAAAGCAGCAACAGGCCGATATCCTCAGCCGCTACTCAAAAATGGTAAAGCCAGGAGGTGTGCTGGTGTATGCAACCTGCAGCATTTTGCACTCCGAGAATAGGGGACAGGTGGATGCATTCTTAGCAGCACGACCCGAGTTTACCCTTGAGGAAGATAGTTCAATTATGCCATCAAGTGGTGGCGACGGATTCTACATGGCCCGTTTGAGAAAGAAATAA
- a CDS encoding CBS domain-containing protein, producing the protein MTTITTFYFSRVVGCKVFDVHKNCLGKVVDFVMDLSQAATIDGEPFRPQLNALLLKHKGKKFYISFTEISVAKAEGRYLIFIDGASQIDPSFASETLLLGQGFLDQQIVDLNGRKVVRVNDIRMVSLSNAIFAIAVDVGIEGLLRRLGVVKQVAAILKIFNIGTSSHFILMDDVAAVDNSSFNIKLSKTASKLDKLHPSDLADIIEDLGKDSQTSIFSSLDEEIAADVLEELEMHEQIHIIESLSVEKAADVLEKMPANEAADILDELEADKAELLLKEMETESSEEVRELLEYPDNSVGSFMTTEVLSFTPDVSINTVLDQIRETKPEMDMLYNIFVVDAKERLVATVSLRDLIVSQPDMLLKDVMKCDPISVYDTEKIDSLAEIVSKYNLLSIPVTNEDDQLEGMVVIDDVVEDLVGKRRTL; encoded by the coding sequence GTGACCACAATCACCACCTTTTACTTTAGCCGTGTTGTCGGATGCAAGGTATTCGACGTACATAAGAATTGCCTTGGCAAGGTTGTAGACTTTGTTATGGACCTAAGCCAGGCTGCAACGATTGACGGCGAGCCCTTTCGTCCCCAGCTGAATGCCCTTTTGCTTAAGCATAAGGGGAAAAAGTTCTACATTTCTTTCACTGAAATCTCGGTTGCAAAAGCCGAAGGGCGATACCTGATCTTTATCGATGGTGCTTCTCAAATTGACCCCAGCTTTGCAAGTGAAACCCTGCTGCTTGGTCAAGGTTTCCTCGATCAGCAGATCGTTGACCTCAACGGGCGCAAGGTGGTTCGCGTAAACGATATCCGAATGGTGAGCTTGTCGAATGCCATCTTTGCCATTGCGGTTGACGTTGGCATCGAAGGTCTTCTTCGCCGCTTGGGAGTGGTCAAGCAGGTTGCCGCAATTCTAAAGATTTTCAATATTGGGACCTCCTCCCACTTCATCCTAATGGACGACGTGGCGGCGGTGGATAACTCCAGTTTCAACATTAAGCTATCGAAGACGGCCTCAAAGCTCGACAAGCTGCACCCCTCCGATCTTGCCGATATCATCGAAGATTTAGGGAAGGACTCCCAAACATCGATCTTCTCCTCACTTGACGAAGAGATTGCGGCAGACGTGCTCGAAGAACTGGAGATGCACGAGCAGATCCACATCATCGAAAGCTTATCGGTTGAAAAGGCGGCCGACGTACTCGAAAAGATGCCGGCCAACGAAGCTGCCGATATCCTCGACGAGCTGGAGGCCGACAAGGCCGAGCTGCTGCTGAAGGAGATGGAAACGGAATCGTCGGAGGAGGTTCGCGAGCTGCTGGAGTACCCCGACAACTCGGTTGGCAGCTTTATGACCACCGAGGTGCTTTCGTTTACCCCAGATGTTAGCATCAACACCGTGCTCGATCAGATCCGCGAAACAAAACCCGAGATGGACATGCTCTACAATATTTTTGTTGTTGATGCCAAAGAGCGCCTAGTTGCAACCGTATCGCTTCGCGATTTAATTGTATCGCAGCCAGACATGCTGCTTAAGGATGTTATGAAGTGCGACCCCATCAGCGTGTACGACACCGAGAAGATAGACTCGCTTGCCGAGATCGTATCCAAGTACAACCTACTCTCGATTCCGGTAACCAACGAAGACGACCAGCTGGAGGGAATGGTGGTTATCGACGACGTTGTTGAGGACCTTGTAGGAAAGAGAAGAACGCTTTAA
- a CDS encoding DUF5329 family protein: MKFKALLIASIALVTLMTIGTRVSAQAKLSEKQKIEALIQSVQQLKGAQFYRNGSYYDAAKAADHLRMKWGKAGSRVKTAQDFIEVVGSKSYLSGEEYHIKLSDGRKVATKAFFTQRLKEITAPKK; encoded by the coding sequence ATGAAGTTCAAAGCTTTACTCATTGCGTCGATTGCCCTTGTTACATTGATGACCATTGGCACACGCGTTAGCGCTCAGGCTAAACTTTCCGAAAAACAGAAGATAGAGGCGCTGATCCAGTCGGTTCAGCAGCTAAAGGGAGCGCAATTCTACCGAAATGGCTCGTACTACGATGCTGCAAAAGCGGCTGATCACCTCCGCATGAAGTGGGGGAAAGCCGGTAGCCGGGTAAAAACGGCTCAAGACTTTATAGAGGTGGTAGGCTCTAAATCGTACCTAAGCGGCGAGGAGTACCACATTAAGCTTTCCGATGGGCGAAAGGTTGCCACCAAGGCGTTCTTTACCCAAAGGCTTAAGGAAATAACGGCTCCTAAAAAGTAG
- a CDS encoding helix-turn-helix domain-containing protein: protein MIKLNIERMIRMRGHTNPLQYLQKQGYPYRTCHSMLKGSFTQIQFSKLEYLCRLLRCTPNDLLEWVPRDETPEELSQPLAKLLRRGSYGPLVGAIQGIPPEKLDQALELLKKLGKEE from the coding sequence ATGATAAAGCTTAATATCGAACGGATGATTCGAATGCGGGGCCACACCAATCCGCTCCAATACCTGCAGAAGCAGGGATACCCCTACCGGACCTGCCACTCCATGCTCAAGGGCTCGTTTACGCAGATTCAGTTCAGCAAGCTCGAGTACCTCTGCCGGCTGCTGCGCTGCACCCCCAACGATTTGCTGGAGTGGGTTCCAAGGGATGAGACTCCCGAGGAGCTGTCGCAGCCATTGGCCAAGCTCCTTCGAAGGGGCAGCTACGGCCCCCTAGTCGGCGCCATTCAGGGGATTCCACCCGAGAAGCTCGACCAGGCGCTGGAGCTGCTCAAGAAGCTTGGCAAAGAGGAGTAG